In one window of Corallococcus macrosporus DNA:
- a CDS encoding HEAT repeat domain-containing protein, producing the protein MSDTVRSPAGQEEARYRALQAVDPRAPGALETFTTGLHDESWRVRHAAAEGLRRVPDAKGVTSRLISVLGERGETGARNAAAEALAGMGPVAMPPLVQLLGGHEDPDQRKLAADILGQLGHPEAEDVLLRALSDDDLNVRVAAAEALGRMGGDAAARALEGLLDTPTPLLRLAALEGLASLKRAPPLERVMALVEDAGLQRSALRLLGLYAPGVSTERICRALASPVRSVREAALVALGTQASGLGPYEREELDTVARSVLGGIPGVTERVAQALDGEDVQVRAGALVAAGALGEASLAVPVAEVAREDRLLREVLFTLGQLGPEGRRRLLGSMGTLSLPARTVAAEALVLLVDATSVPELCALLEWAEDDLRAVVVRALGRTRSVEALAPLVELLADPSLSGIAARALEQLTVAHPLAALTALEAAVEQRTTPAAVAVLGRLGGARVLPVLRRLARDEEALWRAAAVEAAGRVDGEAGLELARGALADESPKVRIAAVRSLGQQGGREAATFLGLALKDEDRGVRVAAVEAVGAAGAKERSADLEALIRHGDGALAMLAVRALTKLGTVGAGVLWDALSHPDAEVVKAALAALSSAEASADGAALAVSLLGHPRWDVRVAAARVLGGLGRPECLPALEQALAAEQDPLARLALMDAVARLSGR; encoded by the coding sequence ATGAGCGACACGGTGCGGTCCCCCGCGGGGCAGGAAGAGGCGCGGTACCGGGCGTTGCAGGCGGTGGATCCGCGCGCGCCCGGGGCCCTGGAGACCTTCACCACCGGCCTGCACGACGAGAGCTGGCGCGTGCGCCATGCGGCGGCGGAGGGCCTGCGCCGCGTGCCGGACGCGAAGGGCGTCACCTCGCGGCTCATCTCCGTCCTGGGCGAGCGCGGCGAGACGGGCGCGCGCAACGCGGCGGCCGAGGCGCTGGCGGGCATGGGGCCCGTGGCGATGCCGCCGCTGGTGCAGCTGCTGGGGGGGCACGAGGATCCGGATCAGCGCAAGCTGGCGGCGGACATCCTGGGACAGCTGGGGCACCCGGAAGCCGAGGACGTGCTCCTGCGCGCGCTCTCCGACGACGACCTCAACGTGCGCGTGGCCGCCGCGGAGGCGCTGGGCCGGATGGGCGGAGACGCCGCGGCGCGGGCGCTGGAGGGACTGCTGGACACGCCCACGCCCCTGCTGCGGCTGGCCGCACTGGAGGGCCTCGCGTCGCTCAAGCGCGCGCCTCCGCTGGAGCGGGTGATGGCGCTGGTGGAGGACGCGGGGTTGCAGCGCAGCGCCCTGCGGCTCCTGGGCCTGTACGCCCCGGGCGTGTCCACGGAGCGCATCTGCCGGGCACTGGCCTCGCCGGTGCGCTCGGTGCGCGAGGCGGCCCTCGTCGCGCTGGGGACGCAGGCCAGCGGGCTGGGCCCCTATGAGCGCGAGGAGCTGGACACGGTGGCGCGCTCGGTGCTGGGCGGCATCCCGGGCGTGACGGAGCGCGTGGCGCAGGCGCTGGACGGCGAGGACGTCCAGGTGCGGGCCGGCGCGCTGGTGGCTGCCGGGGCGCTGGGCGAGGCGTCGCTCGCGGTGCCGGTGGCGGAGGTGGCGCGCGAGGACCGGCTCCTGCGCGAGGTGCTCTTCACGCTGGGCCAGCTGGGGCCGGAGGGACGGCGCCGGCTGCTCGGGAGCATGGGCACGCTGTCGCTGCCCGCGCGCACGGTGGCGGCGGAGGCGCTGGTGCTGCTGGTGGACGCGACGTCGGTGCCGGAGCTGTGCGCGCTGCTGGAGTGGGCGGAGGACGACCTGCGCGCGGTGGTGGTGCGGGCGCTGGGGCGCACGCGCTCGGTGGAGGCCCTGGCGCCGCTGGTGGAACTGCTCGCGGACCCTTCGCTGTCGGGCATCGCGGCGCGGGCGCTGGAGCAGCTGACCGTGGCCCATCCGCTGGCGGCGCTGACCGCGCTGGAGGCGGCGGTGGAGCAGCGCACGACGCCCGCGGCGGTGGCGGTGCTGGGCCGGCTGGGCGGTGCGCGCGTGCTGCCCGTGCTGCGTCGGCTGGCGCGCGATGAAGAGGCCCTCTGGCGCGCGGCGGCGGTGGAGGCGGCGGGCCGTGTGGATGGCGAAGCGGGCCTGGAGCTGGCGCGCGGCGCGCTGGCGGACGAGTCCCCCAAGGTGCGCATCGCCGCGGTGCGCTCCCTGGGGCAGCAGGGCGGCAGGGAGGCCGCGACGTTCCTGGGGCTCGCGCTGAAGGACGAGGACCGCGGCGTGCGCGTGGCCGCGGTGGAGGCGGTGGGCGCGGCGGGCGCGAAGGAGCGCTCGGCGGACCTGGAGGCGCTGATCCGCCATGGCGACGGCGCACTCGCGATGCTGGCGGTGCGGGCCCTGACGAAGCTGGGGACGGTGGGCGCGGGCGTGCTGTGGGACGCGCTCAGCCACCCGGACGCGGAGGTGGTGAAGGCGGCGCTGGCGGCGCTCTCGTCGGCGGAGGCCTCGGCGGATGGGGCGGCGCTGGCGGTGTCGCTGCTGGGCCATCCGCGCTGGGACGTGCGCGTGGCGGCGGCGCGCGTGCTGGGCGGCCTGGGGCGGCCGGAGTGCCTTCCCGCGCTCGAGCAGGCTCTGGCGGCGGAGCAGGACCCGCTGGCCCGCCTGGCGCTGATGGACGCGGTGGCCCGGCTGTCGGGGCGGTGA
- a CDS encoding CheR family methyltransferase, giving the protein MPRFDEGRPEMTLEEFRLLRDHVYAHCGILIQENMKFVMERRLWPRLEALGIQDFGSYHRYLRYDAQRNVELEAAVESLTTHETYFFREPAQLKAFCEELLPILEKRNAHTRRLRLWSAGCSSGEEAYTLAMLLKDSGRFNDWDVEVIGTDLSRRVLAVARRAEYGPSALRATPPDLLERHFIPVGNNRVRVRDDVKAWVSFGHHNLADVAGSQLVPRTDVVFCRNVMIYFDQAARRRVLGVIRDRLCPGGYLLLGHAENLLSLGADFELVHLKGDLVYRRPDLPGGEGR; this is encoded by the coding sequence ATGCCACGCTTCGACGAGGGCCGCCCGGAGATGACGCTGGAGGAGTTCCGGCTGCTGCGCGACCACGTCTACGCGCACTGCGGAATCCTCATCCAGGAGAACATGAAGTTCGTGATGGAGCGCCGGCTGTGGCCCCGGCTGGAGGCGCTGGGCATCCAGGACTTCGGCTCCTACCACCGCTACCTGCGCTACGACGCCCAGCGCAACGTGGAGCTGGAAGCGGCGGTGGAGTCACTCACCACGCACGAGACGTACTTCTTCCGCGAACCCGCGCAGCTCAAGGCCTTCTGCGAGGAGCTGCTGCCCATCCTGGAGAAGCGCAACGCGCACACGCGGCGGCTGCGGCTGTGGTCCGCGGGGTGTTCCTCCGGCGAGGAGGCGTACACGCTGGCCATGCTGCTGAAGGACAGCGGCCGCTTCAACGACTGGGACGTGGAGGTGATTGGCACGGACCTGTCGCGCCGCGTGCTGGCCGTGGCCCGCCGCGCGGAGTACGGCCCCAGCGCGCTGCGCGCGACGCCGCCGGACCTGCTGGAGCGCCACTTCATCCCCGTGGGAAACAACCGCGTCCGCGTGCGCGACGACGTGAAGGCGTGGGTGAGCTTCGGCCACCACAACCTGGCGGACGTGGCGGGCAGCCAACTGGTGCCGCGCACCGACGTCGTCTTCTGCCGCAACGTGATGATCTACTTCGACCAGGCCGCGCGCCGCCGCGTGCTGGGCGTCATCCGCGACCGGCTCTGTCCCGGCGGCTACCTGCTGCTGGGCCACGCGGAGAACCTGCTCAGCCTGGGCGCGGACTTCGAGCTGGTGCACCTGAAGGGCGACCTCGTGTACCGCCGGCCCGACCTGCCGGGTGGGGAGGGCCGCTGA
- the cheB gene encoding chemotaxis-specific protein-glutamate methyltransferase CheB codes for MARPLTVLVIDDSATNRRTLTTLLESSGEVMVLDWAQDGDEGLKKVLDLKPDVVTLDLEMPRLGGHTFLRLLMRAAPTPVIVISSYAHKSDVFKALELGAFDFIAKPPQGTPAALENLRRELLDKVLAARHVKSGGRQAPTPRGFVLSGEVPHVIAVGASTGGPPAVQRLLEGLAAEPSVSVLVGQHMPSQFTRAFAERLDRIGPFTVTEACEGDVVTPGHVYIAPGGRHLLLSDRTGRLELRTPSPVPADKYAPSVDRLFESAAEVLGPRAVAVVLTGMGADGAVGVRAVQREGGEAWAESEDTAVVYGMPKEAVATGAVTRVLPLDDIGSELAALVRRRRQSGGQ; via the coding sequence ATGGCACGTCCGCTCACGGTGCTCGTCATCGACGACTCGGCCACCAACCGCCGCACGCTCACCACGCTCCTGGAGTCCTCCGGCGAGGTGATGGTGCTGGACTGGGCGCAGGACGGCGACGAGGGGCTCAAGAAGGTCCTGGACCTGAAGCCGGACGTGGTGACGCTGGACCTGGAGATGCCCCGGCTGGGCGGCCACACGTTCCTGCGCCTGCTCATGCGCGCGGCGCCCACGCCCGTCATCGTCATCTCCAGCTACGCGCACAAGTCGGACGTCTTCAAGGCGCTGGAGCTGGGCGCGTTCGACTTCATCGCCAAGCCGCCGCAGGGCACGCCGGCGGCGCTGGAGAACCTGCGGCGCGAGCTGCTCGACAAGGTGCTCGCGGCCCGCCACGTGAAGTCCGGCGGACGCCAGGCGCCCACTCCGCGCGGCTTCGTGCTGTCCGGGGAGGTGCCGCACGTCATCGCCGTGGGCGCGTCCACGGGTGGGCCTCCCGCGGTGCAGCGGCTGTTGGAGGGGCTGGCCGCCGAGCCATCCGTCAGCGTACTGGTGGGCCAGCACATGCCCTCGCAGTTCACGCGGGCCTTCGCGGAGCGGCTGGACCGCATCGGTCCCTTCACCGTGACGGAGGCGTGCGAGGGCGACGTGGTGACGCCGGGCCACGTCTACATCGCGCCGGGCGGGCGGCACCTGCTGTTGTCGGACCGCACCGGGCGCCTGGAGCTGCGCACGCCGTCGCCGGTGCCCGCGGACAAGTACGCGCCTTCGGTGGACCGGCTCTTCGAGAGCGCCGCGGAGGTGCTGGGGCCTCGCGCGGTGGCGGTGGTGCTGACGGGCATGGGCGCGGACGGGGCCGTGGGCGTTCGCGCCGTCCAGCGCGAGGGCGGCGAGGCGTGGGCCGAGTCCGAGGACACAGCGGTGGTGTACGGCATGCCCAAGGAGGCCGTGGCCACCGGGGCGGTGACCCGCGTGCTTCCACTGGATGACATCGGCTCGGAGCTGGCCGCGCTGGTGCGCCGCCGCAGGCAGTCCGGCGGGCAGTGA
- a CDS encoding response regulator, whose protein sequence is MSQQIRALVVDDSQAMRRSIMYALQRLTDVVCIEAQDGVEGLKKLATQGRFDLVMTDINMPLMDGLKLIHHIRQTEDHRAVPIVVVTTEGAAADRERAMALGATAYLVKPVQARVVLDTVKELLKLG, encoded by the coding sequence ATGTCGCAGCAGATCCGCGCGCTGGTGGTGGATGACTCGCAGGCCATGCGCCGCAGCATCATGTACGCGCTCCAGCGCCTGACGGATGTGGTCTGCATCGAGGCGCAGGACGGCGTGGAGGGGCTCAAGAAGCTCGCCACGCAGGGGCGCTTCGACCTGGTGATGACGGACATCAACATGCCGTTGATGGACGGGCTGAAGCTCATCCACCACATCCGCCAGACGGAAGACCACCGGGCGGTGCCCATCGTCGTCGTGACGACGGAGGGCGCGGCCGCGGACCGCGAGCGGGCCATGGCGCTGGGGGCCACGGCGTACCTGGTGAAGCCCGTGCAGGCCCGCGTGGTGCTGGACACCGTGAAGGAACTCCTGAAGCTCGGCTGA
- a CDS encoding ABC transporter ATP-binding protein yields MEPALDVEGLEKTYGAVRAVRGLSFQVAPGEVLGLVGPNGAGKTSTLRCLAGILPPSVGRVRVAGHDLSAAPVEAKRQLAFLPDEPRFFEYLTVWEHLNFTARLYGVEDWEERGRALLEEMELTGREKSLPGELSRGMKQKLSIACGFLHQPRLILLDEPLTGLDPLGIRRMKASLRRRSEEGTALVLSSHLLPLVEELCHRLLVIAGGRAVALGSLSEIREQMAGGAGDGASLEELFVRITSAASEETRARGNEPA; encoded by the coding sequence ATGGAACCGGCGCTGGACGTCGAGGGGCTGGAGAAGACGTACGGCGCGGTGCGGGCGGTGCGCGGGCTGAGCTTCCAGGTGGCGCCCGGCGAGGTGCTGGGCCTGGTGGGCCCCAACGGGGCGGGCAAGACGTCCACGCTGCGCTGCCTGGCCGGCATCCTCCCGCCGTCCGTGGGCCGCGTGCGGGTGGCGGGACATGACCTGTCCGCCGCGCCGGTGGAGGCGAAGCGCCAGCTGGCGTTCCTGCCGGACGAGCCGCGCTTCTTCGAGTACCTCACCGTCTGGGAGCACCTGAACTTCACCGCGCGCCTCTACGGCGTGGAGGACTGGGAGGAGCGGGGCCGCGCGCTCCTGGAGGAGATGGAGCTCACGGGCCGGGAGAAGTCGCTGCCGGGCGAGCTGTCGCGCGGCATGAAGCAGAAGCTGTCCATCGCGTGTGGCTTCCTGCACCAGCCCCGGCTCATCCTCCTGGACGAACCGCTGACGGGGTTGGATCCGCTGGGCATCCGCCGGATGAAGGCCTCGCTGCGCCGCCGCTCGGAGGAGGGCACCGCGCTGGTGCTGTCCTCGCACCTGCTGCCACTGGTGGAGGAGCTGTGCCACCGGCTGCTCGTCATCGCCGGAGGGCGCGCGGTGGCGCTCGGGTCGCTGTCCGAGATCCGCGAGCAGATGGCGGGTGGGGCAGGGGACGGCGCGTCGCTGGAGGAGCTGTTCGTGCGCATCACCAGCGCGGCGTCGGAAGAGACACGGGCGCGAGGGAACGAACCGGCGTGA
- a CDS encoding putative ABC exporter domain-containing protein: MSFPGAVAFLWVRTWRNRVVRQVQRLKRPRYLLGAAVGLAYLYSLVGRSVFVQGSGRAVSSNARLFAEFSLEVSVLGTLVTAWVLGADRPALTFTQTEVQTFFSAPVTRQALLHYKLLRGLLSAMFAALAATVFVGRFTSPRPELFFLGAALAMGTLYLHGTAASFVRAWLVSRGRWGSVVRWAVVAVVLGAGMSTLLSTLSDHPLPENLSAPFAVREWLRDVLNAPGPRAVLWPGRALVAPAMARSGQDFLRYLPASLALLVAHYAWVLAVEVPFEDSAVAGADARTRQRAQRASRTANLRVGRVPFVLKARGRPEVALLWKNLIARRRMGSGLVMLLAFGVLGAVFAVLMGDTRLFSNSREFLGPMALMVAVAMAVIGPSAFRTDLRMDLPKLEMLRALPLTGRQVVGAELGASALTLGAAQWVMLLVALVLGVGTDDDTLAPWSAPVVLGLLSVLPALGLAGLFVQNAAVVLLPAWIPADSERARGVEALGQRLLTLVGTLVVTFLGLLPAAVVALLVGYPLFTVMGPWAVPLAGLAAAGALFAEVALGVAVLGRAFERLDVSEEQSNEA, encoded by the coding sequence GTGAGCTTCCCGGGCGCGGTGGCGTTCCTCTGGGTGAGGACGTGGCGCAACCGCGTGGTGCGCCAGGTGCAGCGGCTGAAGCGCCCGCGCTACCTCCTGGGCGCGGCGGTGGGGCTCGCGTACCTGTACTCGCTGGTGGGCCGCAGCGTCTTCGTCCAGGGCTCGGGCCGCGCGGTGTCCTCCAACGCCAGGCTGTTCGCGGAGTTCTCGCTGGAGGTGTCGGTGCTGGGCACGCTGGTGACGGCGTGGGTGCTGGGCGCGGACCGGCCGGCGCTGACCTTCACGCAGACGGAGGTGCAGACCTTCTTCTCCGCGCCCGTCACGCGCCAGGCCCTGCTGCACTACAAGCTCCTGCGCGGCCTCTTGAGCGCGATGTTCGCGGCGCTGGCGGCGACGGTCTTCGTGGGGCGCTTCACCAGTCCCCGGCCGGAGCTCTTCTTCCTGGGCGCGGCGCTGGCCATGGGGACGCTCTACCTGCACGGCACCGCGGCGTCCTTCGTGCGCGCGTGGCTCGTGTCGCGCGGGCGCTGGGGCAGCGTGGTGCGGTGGGCCGTGGTGGCCGTCGTCCTGGGGGCGGGCATGAGCACGCTGTTGTCCACGCTGAGCGATCATCCGCTGCCGGAGAACCTGTCCGCGCCCTTCGCCGTGCGCGAGTGGCTGCGCGACGTGCTCAACGCCCCCGGGCCCCGCGCGGTGCTGTGGCCGGGCCGGGCGCTGGTGGCCCCGGCCATGGCGCGCAGCGGACAGGACTTCCTGCGCTACCTGCCCGCGTCGCTGGCGCTGCTCGTGGCGCACTACGCCTGGGTGCTGGCGGTGGAGGTGCCCTTCGAGGACTCGGCGGTCGCGGGGGCGGACGCGCGGACGCGGCAGCGGGCGCAGCGGGCCTCACGCACGGCCAACCTGCGGGTGGGCCGGGTGCCCTTCGTGCTCAAGGCCCGGGGGCGCCCGGAGGTGGCGCTGCTCTGGAAGAACCTCATCGCGCGCCGTCGCATGGGCAGCGGGCTGGTGATGCTGCTGGCCTTCGGCGTGCTGGGCGCGGTGTTCGCGGTGCTGATGGGGGACACGCGGCTGTTCTCCAACAGCCGTGAGTTCCTGGGCCCCATGGCCCTGATGGTCGCGGTGGCCATGGCCGTGATTGGCCCCAGCGCGTTCCGCACCGACCTGCGCATGGACCTGCCCAAGCTGGAGATGCTGCGCGCGCTGCCCCTCACGGGCCGGCAGGTGGTGGGCGCGGAGCTGGGCGCCTCCGCGCTGACGCTGGGCGCGGCGCAGTGGGTGATGTTGCTCGTGGCGCTGGTGCTGGGCGTGGGCACGGACGACGACACGCTCGCGCCGTGGTCCGCGCCGGTGGTGCTGGGGCTCCTGTCGGTGTTGCCGGCGCTGGGGCTCGCGGGGCTGTTCGTGCAGAACGCGGCGGTGGTGCTCCTGCCCGCCTGGATTCCGGCGGACTCCGAGCGGGCGCGCGGCGTGGAGGCGCTGGGCCAGCGGCTGCTCACGCTGGTGGGCACGCTGGTGGTGACGTTCCTGGGATTGTTGCCTGCCGCGGTGGTGGCCCTCCTCGTGGGCTATCCGCTGTTCACTGTCATGGGGCCCTGGGCGGTTCCGCTCGCGGGGCTGGCGGCGGCGGGGGCACTGTTCGCGGAGGTGGCGCTGGGCGTCGCCGTCCTGGGCCGCGCCTTCGAGCGGCTGGACGTGTCGGAAGAACAGTCGAACGAAGCGTGA
- a CDS encoding NAD(P)-binding domain-containing protein, which produces MKVGFIGLGNMGTPMAKNLAGAGHELTVWNRTASKADPLKQQGARVAKTPAEAARDAEVVVSMLADDHATEEAVLGQDGIVSALPKNAIHVSSSTISVALSERLTKAHADAGQGYVSAPVFGRPEAAAGKQLWVVAAGPTAQVERVRPLLTALGRGLTELGERPSAANTVKLSGNFLIASMMEALSEAFALAEKCGVERAAFLDVFKSVFAKAPIFENYAGAIAKGQYTPAGFALRLGLKDVTLALEAGRMAEVPLPLASLLRDHFLTGVAQGRGDEDWSALGALAQERAGITKKS; this is translated from the coding sequence ATGAAGGTCGGCTTCATCGGGTTGGGGAACATGGGCACGCCCATGGCGAAGAACCTGGCCGGCGCGGGTCATGAACTCACCGTCTGGAACCGCACCGCGTCCAAGGCGGATCCGCTGAAGCAGCAGGGCGCGCGCGTGGCGAAGACGCCCGCCGAGGCCGCCCGCGACGCGGAGGTCGTCGTGTCCATGCTCGCGGACGACCACGCCACGGAAGAGGCCGTGCTGGGGCAGGACGGCATCGTCAGCGCGCTGCCGAAGAACGCCATCCACGTCTCCTCCAGCACCATCTCCGTCGCGCTGTCGGAGCGCCTGACGAAGGCGCACGCGGACGCGGGGCAGGGCTACGTCTCCGCCCCCGTCTTCGGCCGTCCCGAGGCCGCTGCGGGCAAGCAACTCTGGGTCGTCGCCGCCGGGCCCACGGCGCAGGTGGAACGCGTGCGTCCGCTGCTCACGGCCCTGGGGCGCGGCCTCACGGAGCTGGGAGAGCGGCCGTCCGCCGCGAACACGGTGAAGCTGTCCGGCAACTTCCTCATCGCGTCGATGATGGAGGCGCTGTCGGAGGCCTTCGCGCTCGCGGAGAAGTGCGGCGTGGAGCGCGCCGCGTTCCTGGACGTCTTCAAGTCCGTCTTCGCCAAGGCGCCCATCTTCGAGAACTACGCGGGCGCCATCGCGAAGGGGCAGTACACACCCGCGGGCTTCGCGCTGCGCCTGGGGCTCAAGGACGTGACGCTGGCGCTCGAAGCGGGGCGCATGGCGGAGGTGCCCCTGCCGCTGGCCAGCCTCCTGCGCGACCACTTCCTCACCGGCGTCGCGCAGGGGCGCGGTGACGAGGACTGGTCCGCGCTCGGCGCGCTCGCCCAGGAGCGCGCCGGCATCACGAAGAAGTCCTGA
- the asnS gene encoding asparagine--tRNA ligase — protein MQVVSVKKALSGAVEAGSKVEVRGWVRTRRDSKAGISFVNVSDGSVFDPIQVVAPNSLPNYEKEILHLTAGASVICRGTLVQSQGKGQAFEVQADEVQVLGLVDDPDTYPIQPKQHSLEFLREVAHLRVRTNTFGAITRVRNAAAQAVHRFFHGEGFCWVNTPIITASDAEGAGQMFRVSTLDATNPPRGPDGKIDWGKDFFGKEAYLTVSGQLNVEAYCLAMSKVYTFGPTFRAENSNTTRHLAEFWMIEPEIAFADLNEDALLAERFLKYVFKAVLEECAPDMKFFEERQQKGVTERMEKFIGSSFERIDYTEAVSILQKAKKKFEYAPEWGKDLQTEHERYLTEEHVGRPVVVMNYPEAIKAFYMRINEDGKTVAAMDVLAPGIGEIIGGSQREERLDVLDARMRKFGLDPAHYQWYRDLRRYGTVPHAGFGLGFERLIVYMCGLQNIRDAIPYPRVPGSATF, from the coding sequence ATGCAGGTCGTGAGTGTGAAGAAGGCCCTGTCGGGGGCTGTCGAAGCGGGCTCGAAGGTGGAGGTGCGTGGCTGGGTGCGGACGCGCCGCGACTCCAAGGCGGGCATCAGCTTCGTGAACGTGAGCGACGGGTCGGTCTTCGACCCCATCCAGGTCGTCGCGCCCAATTCGCTGCCCAACTACGAGAAGGAAATCCTGCACCTCACCGCGGGCGCCTCCGTCATCTGCCGGGGCACGCTGGTGCAGTCGCAGGGCAAGGGGCAGGCGTTCGAGGTGCAGGCGGACGAGGTCCAGGTGCTGGGCCTGGTGGACGACCCGGACACCTACCCCATCCAGCCCAAGCAGCACTCGCTGGAGTTCCTGCGGGAGGTGGCGCACCTGCGCGTGCGCACCAACACCTTCGGCGCCATCACCCGCGTGCGCAACGCGGCGGCGCAGGCCGTGCACCGCTTCTTCCACGGCGAGGGCTTCTGCTGGGTGAACACGCCCATCATCACGGCCAGCGACGCGGAGGGCGCGGGGCAGATGTTCCGCGTGTCCACGCTGGACGCCACCAACCCGCCGCGCGGGCCGGACGGCAAGATTGACTGGGGCAAGGACTTCTTCGGCAAGGAGGCCTACCTCACCGTGTCCGGGCAGCTGAACGTGGAGGCGTACTGCCTGGCCATGTCCAAGGTCTACACGTTCGGCCCCACGTTCCGCGCGGAGAACAGCAACACCACGCGGCACCTGGCCGAGTTCTGGATGATTGAGCCGGAGATTGCCTTCGCGGACCTCAACGAGGACGCGCTCCTGGCGGAGCGGTTCCTCAAGTACGTGTTCAAGGCCGTGCTGGAGGAGTGCGCGCCGGACATGAAGTTCTTCGAGGAGCGCCAGCAGAAGGGCGTCACGGAGCGGATGGAGAAGTTCATCGGCTCCAGCTTCGAGCGCATCGACTACACGGAGGCCGTGTCCATCCTCCAGAAGGCGAAGAAGAAGTTCGAGTACGCGCCGGAGTGGGGCAAGGACCTCCAGACGGAGCACGAGCGCTACCTCACCGAGGAGCACGTGGGCCGGCCGGTCGTCGTGATGAACTACCCGGAGGCCATCAAGGCCTTCTACATGCGCATCAACGAGGACGGGAAGACCGTGGCCGCGATGGACGTGCTCGCCCCGGGCATCGGCGAGATCATCGGCGGCAGCCAGCGCGAGGAGCGCCTGGACGTGCTGGACGCGCGCATGCGGAAGTTCGGCCTCGATCCCGCCCATTACCAGTGGTACCGCGACCTGCGCCGCTACGGCACGGTGCCGCACGCGGGCTTCGGTCTGGGGTTCGAGCGGCTCATCGTCTACATGTGCGGCCTGCAGAACATCCGGGACGCCATCCCCTACCCGCGCGTCCCGGGCTCCGCGACGTTCTAG